The following proteins are co-located in the Dromiciops gliroides isolate mDroGli1 chromosome 2, mDroGli1.pri, whole genome shotgun sequence genome:
- the ADRM1 gene encoding proteasomal ubiquitin receptor ADRM1 isoform X1 — protein MTSGALFPSLVPGSRGSSSKYLVEFRAGKMSLKGTTVTPDKRKGLVYIQQTDDSLIHFCWKDRTSGTVEDDLIIFPDDCEFKRVPQCTTGRVYVLKFKAGSKRLFFWMQEPKTEKDEEHCRKVNEYLNNPPMPGALGASGSGGHELSALGGEGGLQSLLGNMSHNQLMQLIGPTGLGGLGGLGALTGPGLASLLGSGGPPTSSSSSSSRSQSASVTPSSTSSSARATPAPSAQAIASATSPSPAPSSGNGTSTATSPTQPIQLSDLQNILATMNVPSGAGGGQQVDLASVLTPEIMAPILANAEVQERLLPYLPSGESLPQTAEEIQNTLTSPQFQQALSMFSAALASGQLGPLMSQFGLPTEAVDAANKGDVEAFAKAMQNNAKSDQKEGDAKDKKDEEEDMSLD, from the exons ATGACTTCAGGTGCTTTGTTTCCAAGCCTAGTCCCAGGCTCCCGGGGCTCATCCAGCAAATACTTGGTGGAATTTCGGGCAGGAAAAATGTCATTAAAAGGAACTACAGTTACCCCAGATAAACGGAAAGGGCTTGTATACATCCAACAAACTGATGATTCCCTCATTCATTTCTGTTGGAAGGATAGGACTTCTGGTACTGTAGAAGAT gacttaattatttttcctgATGATTGTGAATTTAAGCGAGTACCTCAGTGCACTACTGGTAGAGTATATGTACTGAAGTTCAAGGCAGGATCAAAGAGACTCTTCTTTTGGATGCAG GAGCCCAAGACTGAGAAGGATGAAGAACATTGCAGGAAAGTAAATGAATATTTGAATAATCCACCTATGCCAGGAGCTTTGGGTGCAAGCGGGAGTGGAGGCCATGAACTTTCAGCACTTGGAG gtgaAGGTGGTTTGCAGAGCCTTTTGGGTAACATGAGTCATAACCAGCTCATGCAACTTATTGGACCAACTGGCTTGGGAGGACTTG GTGGGCTTGGTGCACTGACAGGTCCTGGTCTGGCTAGCTTACTGGGGAGTGGAGGGCCTCCAACAAGCAGCTCTTCATCAAG CTCCCGGAGCCAGTCAGCTTCTGTAACCCCATCTTCCACCTCTTCTTCCGCTCGTGCTACACCAGCACCCAGTGCTCAAGCAATTGCCTCTGCAACTAGTCCAAGCCCTGCACCGAGTTCAGGTAATGGAACCAGCACAGCAACAAGCCCAACCCAGCCCATTCAACTGAGTGACCTTCAGAACATTTTAGCTACTATGAATGTGCCATCTGGGGCAGGAGGCGGACAGCAAG TTGACTTGGCCAGTGTACTAACTCCAGAGATCATGGCTCCCATTCTGGCCAATGCTGAAGTCCAAGAGCGGTTGCTGCCTTATCTTCCCTCTGGAGAATCTCTTCCACAGACTGCAGAAGAGATTCAGAACACACTGACCTCTCCTCAGTTTCAACAG GCATTAAGTATGTTCAGTGCTGCCTTAGCCTCAGGACAGCTTGGCCCACTTATGAGTCAGTTTGGTTTACCAACTGAAGCTGTAGATGCAGCAAATAAGGGTG ATGTCGAAGCATTTGCCAAAGCCATGCAGAACAATGCCAAGTCAGACCAAAAGGAAGGAGATGCAAAGGAcaagaaagatgaagaggaagatatgagtttagattaa
- the ADRM1 gene encoding proteasomal ubiquitin receptor ADRM1 isoform X2: MTSGALFPSLVPGSRGSSSKYLVEFRAGKMSLKGTTVTPDKRKGLVYIQQTDDSLIHFCWKDRTSGTVEDDLIIFPDDCEFKRVPQCTTGRVYVLKFKAGSKRLFFWMQEPKTEKDEEHCRKVNEYLNNPPMPGALGASGSGGHELSALGGEGGLQSLLGNMSHNQLMQLIGPTGLGGLGGLGALTGPGLASLLGSGGPPTSSSSSSSRSQSASVTPSSTSSSARATPAPSAQAIASATSPSPAPSSVDLASVLTPEIMAPILANAEVQERLLPYLPSGESLPQTAEEIQNTLTSPQFQQALSMFSAALASGQLGPLMSQFGLPTEAVDAANKGDVEAFAKAMQNNAKSDQKEGDAKDKKDEEEDMSLD; the protein is encoded by the exons ATGACTTCAGGTGCTTTGTTTCCAAGCCTAGTCCCAGGCTCCCGGGGCTCATCCAGCAAATACTTGGTGGAATTTCGGGCAGGAAAAATGTCATTAAAAGGAACTACAGTTACCCCAGATAAACGGAAAGGGCTTGTATACATCCAACAAACTGATGATTCCCTCATTCATTTCTGTTGGAAGGATAGGACTTCTGGTACTGTAGAAGAT gacttaattatttttcctgATGATTGTGAATTTAAGCGAGTACCTCAGTGCACTACTGGTAGAGTATATGTACTGAAGTTCAAGGCAGGATCAAAGAGACTCTTCTTTTGGATGCAG GAGCCCAAGACTGAGAAGGATGAAGAACATTGCAGGAAAGTAAATGAATATTTGAATAATCCACCTATGCCAGGAGCTTTGGGTGCAAGCGGGAGTGGAGGCCATGAACTTTCAGCACTTGGAG gtgaAGGTGGTTTGCAGAGCCTTTTGGGTAACATGAGTCATAACCAGCTCATGCAACTTATTGGACCAACTGGCTTGGGAGGACTTG GTGGGCTTGGTGCACTGACAGGTCCTGGTCTGGCTAGCTTACTGGGGAGTGGAGGGCCTCCAACAAGCAGCTCTTCATCAAG CTCCCGGAGCCAGTCAGCTTCTGTAACCCCATCTTCCACCTCTTCTTCCGCTCGTGCTACACCAGCACCCAGTGCTCAAGCAATTGCCTCTGCAACTAGTCCAAGCCCTGCACCGAGTTCAG TTGACTTGGCCAGTGTACTAACTCCAGAGATCATGGCTCCCATTCTGGCCAATGCTGAAGTCCAAGAGCGGTTGCTGCCTTATCTTCCCTCTGGAGAATCTCTTCCACAGACTGCAGAAGAGATTCAGAACACACTGACCTCTCCTCAGTTTCAACAG GCATTAAGTATGTTCAGTGCTGCCTTAGCCTCAGGACAGCTTGGCCCACTTATGAGTCAGTTTGGTTTACCAACTGAAGCTGTAGATGCAGCAAATAAGGGTG ATGTCGAAGCATTTGCCAAAGCCATGCAGAACAATGCCAAGTCAGACCAAAAGGAAGGAGATGCAAAGGAcaagaaagatgaagaggaagatatgagtttagattaa
- the ADRM1 gene encoding proteasomal ubiquitin receptor ADRM1 isoform X3: MTSGALFPSLVPGSRGSSSKYLVEFRAGKMSLKGTTVTPDKRKGLVYIQQTDDSLIHFCWKDRTSGTVEDDLIIFPDDCEFKRVPQCTTGRVYVLKFKAGSKRLFFWMQEPKTEKDEEHCRKVNEYLNNPPMPGALGASGSGGHELSALGGEGGLQSLLGNMSHNQLMQLIGPTGLGGLGGLGALTGPGLASLLGSGGPPTSSSSSSSRSQSASVTPSSTSSSARATPAPSAQAIASATSPSPAPSSGNGTSTATSPTQPIQLSDLQNILATMNVPSGAGGGQQVDLASVLTPEIMAPILANAEVQERLLPYLPSGESLPQTAEEIQNTLTSPQFQQMSKHLPKPCRTMPSQTKRKEMQRTRKMKRKI; encoded by the exons ATGACTTCAGGTGCTTTGTTTCCAAGCCTAGTCCCAGGCTCCCGGGGCTCATCCAGCAAATACTTGGTGGAATTTCGGGCAGGAAAAATGTCATTAAAAGGAACTACAGTTACCCCAGATAAACGGAAAGGGCTTGTATACATCCAACAAACTGATGATTCCCTCATTCATTTCTGTTGGAAGGATAGGACTTCTGGTACTGTAGAAGAT gacttaattatttttcctgATGATTGTGAATTTAAGCGAGTACCTCAGTGCACTACTGGTAGAGTATATGTACTGAAGTTCAAGGCAGGATCAAAGAGACTCTTCTTTTGGATGCAG GAGCCCAAGACTGAGAAGGATGAAGAACATTGCAGGAAAGTAAATGAATATTTGAATAATCCACCTATGCCAGGAGCTTTGGGTGCAAGCGGGAGTGGAGGCCATGAACTTTCAGCACTTGGAG gtgaAGGTGGTTTGCAGAGCCTTTTGGGTAACATGAGTCATAACCAGCTCATGCAACTTATTGGACCAACTGGCTTGGGAGGACTTG GTGGGCTTGGTGCACTGACAGGTCCTGGTCTGGCTAGCTTACTGGGGAGTGGAGGGCCTCCAACAAGCAGCTCTTCATCAAG CTCCCGGAGCCAGTCAGCTTCTGTAACCCCATCTTCCACCTCTTCTTCCGCTCGTGCTACACCAGCACCCAGTGCTCAAGCAATTGCCTCTGCAACTAGTCCAAGCCCTGCACCGAGTTCAGGTAATGGAACCAGCACAGCAACAAGCCCAACCCAGCCCATTCAACTGAGTGACCTTCAGAACATTTTAGCTACTATGAATGTGCCATCTGGGGCAGGAGGCGGACAGCAAG TTGACTTGGCCAGTGTACTAACTCCAGAGATCATGGCTCCCATTCTGGCCAATGCTGAAGTCCAAGAGCGGTTGCTGCCTTATCTTCCCTCTGGAGAATCTCTTCCACAGACTGCAGAAGAGATTCAGAACACACTGACCTCTCCTCAGTTTCAACAG ATGTCGAAGCATTTGCCAAAGCCATGCAGAACAATGCCAAGTCAGACCAAAAGGAAGGAGATGCAAAGGAcaagaaagatgaagaggaagatatga